The DNA segment AAGCCGATCACGCTGACCCGGCGCCATCCGATGCCGTCGACGAGTTCGGCGATGTCGTCCTCGCCGAGGTCGCCGGGCACGAACACGCACGTCGCACCGGCGTCCAGGTAGGCCCTGCCGCGTTCGATCGCCTCGCCGCTCCGGTCGGCGCGGGTGCGTTCGCCTCCGGTCAGCCAGACGTCGGTCCGGGCGTTGAGCGCGAACGGCACGCCCTCCGCGTCGGCTGCGGCGACCGCTGCGGCGACCGCCGCCGCGGACTCGGGCAGGGGCCGCATCGCGTCCTCGAGGTTCGCGCCGACGACCCCGACGCCGATCGCACGGCGCACGGTCTCGCCGGGGGAGCCGTATCCGGACTCGAGGTCGGCGCTCACGGGCACGTCGACGGCGCGCGCGATCAGGCCGGTCAGGTCGAGCATGAGCTCGACAGGCATCCGCTCGCCGTCGGGGTAGCCGAACACCGCGGCGATCGAGCGGCTCGCCGTCGCGACGGCGCGCGTCTCCGGCAGCGCGGCGATCGTTCTGGCGCTGGCCACGTCCCACACGTTGACGACCTGGAGCAGGTCGTCCTCGGTGTGCATGCGACGCAGCGCTGCGCCCGCCTCGGCGGGAGTCATGCCCCCACCCTATGGGCGCCAGGGCGCATGGGCGGGGGAACACCCCGGTACGCGCACCCGGCCGCGTCGGCGGACGTCGGAAACGCATGAGAATCCGCCCGATGTGCCTGTGTGCAGGCACATCGGGCGGATTCTCATGCGGGAGTGCGGCTGGACCGGGCGACGGATGCCCGCGGGCGACGCTAGTGCCGCTCAGTGCGGCGCGTGGTACTCGTCCTCGCCGCGACGCCAGTAGCCCTTCACGACGACCCGGTCCGGGTCGAGGCCCCAGCGGTCGAGCACGAGGGCGCGCCCCGGCTTGACGATCGTGTGCTCGGCGGCGATGAACGCGAAGACCTCGGCGGGGTCGGCGGTCGGTGCGGGACGATCCTCGGAGGTGAGCGCGTCGACCGCGGCGACGAGCGCGGACCCCGCCGGAGCGGCCCCGCGGTGCACCCAGCGCAACTCGGCCCCCGGAGGCGCTTCGATCACGGGGCGGTGGGCCTCGTCGGGCACCTCGATGAGCACCAGCCCCGCGCCGTGCGGCGATGCCGTGGAGAGCTCGGCGAGCAGGCGGCGGATCGCCGGGATCGCGGTCTCGTCCCCGGCGAGGAACCAGCCTCGTGCGGTGCCCTCGATGAGCATCGACCCGCGCGGGCCGCCGACGCCGACGGGGCTGCCGAGCGGGGCCCGCGCCGCCCAGCGCCCGCCGACGCCGTGCTCGTGCAGCACGAACTCGAGGTCGAGCGTGCCGGCCGCGGCATCCCATTCGAGGGGGGTGTACTCCCGACTCGGGAACGCTCGCAGCGCATCCGCGTCGGGCAGCTGCGCACCGATCACCGGGTCCGGGAAGAACACCCGGATGTGGTCGTCGCCGCCGGGGGAGTCGAAGCCGCGCAGGGCGTCGCCCTCGAGCCGGACCCGCACGTAGTGCGGGGCCAGTGCGGTGCGCGCCGCGAGCCGGACCGGGCGGAGGACGAGGTCGTTCGGACGACGGGTGAGGGTGAAGGCCAAGGCGGCTCCGATCTGTCGGGGGTGGGCGGCGTCCGGTGCGTTCAGACGCGGTAGTACACGGCGAGCTTCCGGCCGCGGTGCTCGATGACCTCGACCGGGGTGTCGAACACCTCGGTGAGTACCTCGGGTCGCATGATCTCGTCGGGCGAGCCGCTCGCGGCGATCCGCCCGCCGGAGAGCGCCACGATGCGATCGGCGTACGCGGCGGCGAAGTTCAGGTCGTGGACGACGAGCACGATGGTCTTGCCGAGGATGTCGGCGGCCTCGCGCAGCTGCAGCATCATGGCGGCCGCGTGCCGCATGTCCAGGCTCGCGAGCGGCTCGTCGAGCAGCACGTACTCGGTGTCCTGTGCGAGCACCATCGCCACGAACGCGCGCTGACGCTGGCCGCCCGAGAGCTCGTCGAGGTAGCGCTCCTCCAGCCCGTGGAGGTCGAGGAACGCCATCGCCCGCTCGACCGCCGCCTGGTCGTCGGCGGTCAGGCGGCCTCGGGAGTGCGGGAAGCGTCCGAACCCGACGAGTTGGCGCACCGTGAGCCTCGCGACGAAGTGGTTCTCCTGCTTGAGGATCGACACGACCTTCGCGAGATCGCGCGGCCTGCTCGTGACGACGTCGAAGTCGCCCACGTGCACGGTGCCGCTGTCGGCGTCGAGCAGCCGTCCGATGATGGTCAGCATCGTCGACTTGCCTGCGCCGTTCGGGCCGACGAGTGCGGTGATGCCGCCGCGCCGGATCTCGAGGTCGATCGGGCCGAGCGCGCGCGTCGCACCGTAGTCCTTGGCGACCTGGCGGAGGGTGATCATCGCAGTCCCTTCTTGAGGATGATGACGAGGAAGGCCAGCCCGCCGACGAACTCGATGATGATGGTCACGAGGCCGGCCGCGTAGAACACGTGCTGCAGCACGAAGTAGGCGCCGAGCAGGGTCGAGGTCGCGACGAGCACTGCCAGCGGGAGCGTGCGCGAGTGGTCGTCGACGCCGACGAACTGGTAGGTCATGGTCGCCACGAGGAATCCGAAGAACGTCATCGGGCCGACCATGGTCGTCGAGATCGAGATGAGGGCCGCGACGACGACGAGCAGGCCGACGATCTCGCGGCGGTAGCGCAGGCCGAGGTTCCCGGCGGCATCGCGACCGAGCGCGAGCACGTCGAGCGTGCGCCGTCTCGACCACATCGTCAGCCCGACGGCCGCGACGATGAGCGCCGCCCACGGCAGCACGTCGGGGTTGCCGCGGCCGATGCTGCCGAACAGGCGGGCCGCGAGCACGTCGAACTCGCTCGGCGTGAGCAGGCGCTGCATGAACGTCGAGACCGAGCCGAATCCGACGCCGAGCACCACGCCAACGAGCAGCAGGACGTGCAGGTTCTGCCGCCGGCCCGAGAAGAGCCAGCCGTAGAGCAGGCTCGCGAACACGATCATCGCGAGGCTCTGGACGATGATCTTGGGCACGCCCTCGACCTGCGTCGCGGCCATGCCGAACACGAACACGAGTGCGGTCTGCATGAGCGTGTAGAGCGCGTCGAACCCGAGGATCGACGGGGTCAGGATGCGGTTGCCGGTCGCGGTGTGGAACAGCACCGTCGCGAGCGCCTGGCAGGTCGCGACGAGCAGGATGGTGCCGACCGCGGTCGCACGGGAGCGCACGATGATCCAGTAGCCGGGTTCGCCGAAGGGCATCGGGTTGGCCCAGGTCAGCAGCAGCACGGCGAAGAGCACGGTTGCAGCGCCCGCGATGACGAGGCCGAGGGCCCCGGCATGCCGCGGCCGCCCGGGCTGCCCGGCCCGCCCGCCCGGCCCGGCCCGCCCGCCCGGCCCGGCCCGTCCGGCGGGGCTCGCGCCGTCCGATTCGCGCGGGGGAGTCGCCGCGACCATGCCCGCCTCAGCCACGGCGCCGCACCAGCAGGGCGATGAACACGGCGCTGCCGACGATCCCGAGCACCATCGAGACGGGGATCTCGAACGGCATCCGGACGGTCCGGCCGATGATGTCGCACACGGTCACGAGCAGCACGCCGCCGAGGCACACCCAGGGGAGGTTGCTGCGCAGGTCGTCGCCGCGGATCATCGAGACGACGTTCGGCACGACGAGCCCGATGAAGGGCAGGAACCCGACGACCACGGTGGTCACCCCGGCCGCGACCGCGACCAGCGCGGTGCCGGTGAACACGACGAGTTCGTAGCGCATGCCGACCGAGGTCGCGACGTCGCGACCGAGACCTGCGACCGTGAACCGGTCGGCGGCGAGGAAGACGAGCAAGGTCACGATCGCGACGACCCACAGCACCTCGTAGCGGCCGCGGACGACGCTGGTGAAGCTGCCCATGAACCACGTGCCGAGCATCTGGAGCGAGTTGGTGGATGCCGCGAGGAAGGTCGTGAACGCACTGACGACCGCGCCGAGCATGATGCCGACGAGCGGGACGACGAGGGTC comes from the Agromyces marinus genome and includes:
- a CDS encoding isocitrate lyase/PEP mutase family protein, which produces MTPAEAGAALRRMHTEDDLLQVVNVWDVASARTIAALPETRAVATASRSIAAVFGYPDGERMPVELMLDLTGLIARAVDVPVSADLESGYGSPGETVRRAIGVGVVGANLEDAMRPLPESAAAVAAAVAAADAEGVPFALNARTDVWLTGGERTRADRSGEAIERGRAYLDAGATCVFVPGDLGEDDIAELVDGIGWRRVSVIGFPAVPPPDRLVELGIARISYGPAPHRVALEALQDLATMLHRGGVLPPAIRTLN
- a CDS encoding siderophore-interacting protein — its product is MAFTLTRRPNDLVLRPVRLAARTALAPHYVRVRLEGDALRGFDSPGGDDHIRVFFPDPVIGAQLPDADALRAFPSREYTPLEWDAAAGTLDLEFVLHEHGVGGRWAARAPLGSPVGVGGPRGSMLIEGTARGWFLAGDETAIPAIRRLLAELSTASPHGAGLVLIEVPDEAHRPVIEAPPGAELRWVHRGAAPAGSALVAAVDALTSEDRPAPTADPAEVFAFIAAEHTIVKPGRALVLDRWGLDPDRVVVKGYWRRGEDEYHAPH
- a CDS encoding iron ABC transporter ATP-binding protein, which encodes MITLRQVAKDYGATRALGPIDLEIRRGGITALVGPNGAGKSTMLTIIGRLLDADSGTVHVGDFDVVTSRPRDLAKVVSILKQENHFVARLTVRQLVGFGRFPHSRGRLTADDQAAVERAMAFLDLHGLEERYLDELSGGQRQRAFVAMVLAQDTEYVLLDEPLASLDMRHAAAMMLQLREAADILGKTIVLVVHDLNFAAAYADRIVALSGGRIAASGSPDEIMRPEVLTEVFDTPVEVIEHRGRKLAVYYRV
- a CDS encoding iron chelate uptake ABC transporter family permease subunit: MAEAGMVAATPPRESDGASPAGRAGPGGRAGPGGRAGQPGRPRHAGALGLVIAGAATVLFAVLLLTWANPMPFGEPGYWIIVRSRATAVGTILLVATCQALATVLFHTATGNRILTPSILGFDALYTLMQTALVFVFGMAATQVEGVPKIIVQSLAMIVFASLLYGWLFSGRRQNLHVLLLVGVVLGVGFGSVSTFMQRLLTPSEFDVLAARLFGSIGRGNPDVLPWAALIVAAVGLTMWSRRRTLDVLALGRDAAGNLGLRYRREIVGLLVVVAALISISTTMVGPMTFFGFLVATMTYQFVGVDDHSRTLPLAVLVATSTLLGAYFVLQHVFYAAGLVTIIIEFVGGLAFLVIILKKGLR
- a CDS encoding ABC transporter permease, translating into MLHQTANAAPAEVRTQRGAHLRPYALPAAVLVTCGVLAASLFIGVYDVVGGERGAEMFAITRIPRTIALVLAGCALAVSGLVMQMLTQNRFVDATTAGTTEWASLGLLVTVLVAPAAGLTARMIVASLAAFVGTLVFLAVLRRIAVRTTLVVPLVGIMLGAVVSAFTTFLAASTNSLQMLGTWFMGSFTSVVRGRYEVLWVVAIVTLLVFLAADRFTVAGLGRDVATSVGMRYELVVFTGTALVAVAAGVTTVVVGFLPFIGLVVPNVVSMIRGDDLRSNLPWVCLGGVLLVTVCDIIGRTVRMPFEIPVSMVLGIVGSAVFIALLVRRRG